The following are encoded in a window of Bos indicus isolate NIAB-ARS_2022 breed Sahiwal x Tharparkar chromosome 7, NIAB-ARS_B.indTharparkar_mat_pri_1.0, whole genome shotgun sequence genomic DNA:
- the NDUFA2 gene encoding NADH dehydrogenase [ubiquinone] 1 alpha subcomplex subunit 2, whose amino-acid sequence MAAAAAIRGVRGKLGLREIRIHLCQRSPGSQGVRDFIEKRYVELKKANPDLPILIRECSDVQPKLWARYAFGQEKNVSLNNFSADQVTRALENVLSSKA is encoded by the exons ATGGCGGCGGCTGCAGCGATTCGTGGGGTCCGAGGCAAATTGGGTCTTCGTGAAATTCGTATTCATTTGTGCCAGCGCTCGCCCGGCAGCCAGGGCGTCAG GGACTTCATTGAGAAACGCTATGTGGAGCTGAAGAAAGCGAATCCCGACCTGCCCATCCTAATCCGCGAGTGCTCGGATGTGCAGCCCAAGCTCTGGGCCCGCTACG CATTTGGCCAAGAGAAGAATGTCTCTCTGAACAACTTCAGTGCTGATCAGGTAACTAGAGCCCTGGAGAACGTGCTAAGTAGCAAAGCCTGA